In the genome of Triticum urartu cultivar G1812 chromosome 5, Tu2.1, whole genome shotgun sequence, one region contains:
- the LOC125556589 gene encoding FBD-associated F-box protein At5g56370-like, whose protein sequence is MDDAAAAAASKKRRRDPPASREGAGGGDDASLDLISRLPDEILGTIISLLPSTKDGARTAILSSRWRHLWRSAPLNLAVDDALSSQESERIAAVSEILAAHPGPARRLCISSIFLGGHHYARFDGWFRSPALGGLEELEFYRGNSRRALPPSVLHFAPTLRVASIGRCNLSVIDAAPVPAFPRLKQLNLSGVAVSEAALLRLLAACAVLESLELKGIRGLSTVRIVSPTLRTIGVSVGHYEELPEELVIEDAPCLERLISFGCNGPRTIRVITAPKLTVLGYPSCRFYELVMGLGTIIVKEMIPISLAASVRTVKALVLESIGPNPEVVVGFLRCFPCVERLYIQSRLRKDMKNVGQYGTLDPIECLELHLREIVLNTYEGKTPDVNFAKFFVLNAKVLEVMKFGVYGNSCNQKWVANQHMRLQLDNRASRDARFNFERDYGNCRFYYRKHMHDMWIADPFDRSLCKCCRKV, encoded by the exons ATGGACGATGCGGCGGCGGCTGCCGCATCCAAGAAGCGGAGGCGGGATCCTCCCGCGAGCAGGGAGGGTGCCGGCGGCGGAGACGATGCGAGCCTCGACCTCATCAGCCGTCTCCCCGACGAGATCCTCGGCACCATCATCTCGCTGCTCCCCAGCACCAAGGACGGCGCGCGGACAGCCATCCTCTCCTCCCGGTGGCGCCACCTCTGGCGCTCCGCGCCCCTCAACCTCGCCGTCGACGACGCCCTCTCCTCGCAGGAGAGCGAGCGCATCGCCGCCGTCTCCGAGATCCTCGCCGCGCACCCGGGCCCCGCCCGCCGCCTCTGCATCTCTAGCATCTTTCTCGGCGGCCACCATTACGCCAGGTTCGACGGCTGGTTCCGGTCCCCCGCCCTCGGTGGCCTCGAGGAGCTCGAGTTCTACCGGGGCAACAGCAGGCGCGCGCTGCCTCCTTCCGTGCTCCACTTCGCGCCCACGCTGCGCGTTGCCAGCATCGGCCGCTGCAATTTATCCGTGATTGATGCCGCCCCCGTGCCTGCCTTCCCTCGGCTGAAGCAGCTCAACCTCTCGGGCGTCGCCGTCTCGGAGGCGGCCCTCCTCCGCCTGCTAGCCGCCTGCGCCGTGCTTGAGAGCCTTGAGCTTAAGGGCATCCGTGGGCTCAGCACCGTCCGGATCGTCTCGCCGACTCTCCGAACTATTGGTGTCTCTGTTGGTCACTATGAGGAGCTGCCGGAGGAGCTTGTCATTGAGGATGCACCATGCCTTGAAAGATTGATCTCATTTGGCTGTAATGGCCCAAGGACAATCAGGGTGATCACCGCACCGAAACTGACGGTGTTGGGCTATCCGTCTTGCCGGTTCTACGAACTTGTGATGGGCCTGGGAACCATAATTGTTAAG GAAATGATCCCCATCAGCTTGGCTGCGTCGGTGCGCACAGTGAAGGCCTTAGTTCTAGAATCTATTGGCCCCAATCCGGAAgtagttgttggattccttagaTGTTTTCCCTGTGTGGAGAGGCTATACATCCAG TCACGTCTTAGGAAGGACATGAAAAATGTGGGGCAATATGGCACACTCGATCCTATCGAATGCCTTGAACTCCATCTCAGAGAAATAGTACTGAACACCTATGAAGGCAAGACACCAGATGTTAACTTTGCCAAGTTCTTTGTTCTGAATGCAAAGGTACTCGAGGTAATGAAATTTGGAGTCTATGGTAATAGCTGCAATCAGAAGTGGGTGGCTAATCAGCACATGCGGCTACAACTGGATAACAGAGCTTCTAGAGACGCGCGATTTAATTTTGAAAGAGATTATGGTAATTGCCGTTTTTATTATAGGAAGCACATGCATGACATGTGGATAGCTGATCCCTTTGATAGGTCATTATGCAAATGCTGTCGGAAGGTTTGA